The Carassius gibelio isolate Cgi1373 ecotype wild population from Czech Republic chromosome B14, carGib1.2-hapl.c, whole genome shotgun sequence genome has a segment encoding these proteins:
- the tsc22d3 gene encoding TSC22 domain family protein 3 isoform X2, which translates to MRASCDATADYKSPAAAEIVSLADSVSLKPLLVLSQRPVLFATKQNNQDCKLVSKQVANVARSIIQTGLVLNMSTEMFKTPMEVAVYQLHNFSISFFSSLLGGDVVSVKLDNSASGASVVAIDNKIEQAMDLVKNHLMYAVREEVEILKEQIKELAEKNNQLERENSLLKNLASPEQLEKFQSRLPSDSSLPLEPLELGSPEDGEHQYNSTGSAV; encoded by the exons ATGCGCGCGTCATGTGACGCCACCGCTGACTATAAAAGCCCCGCTGCGGCAGAAATAGTATCACTAGCCGACAGTGTTTCTCTGAAACCGCTTCTAGTTCTCTCACAGCGCCCGGTTCTCTTCGCAACGAAGCAAAACAACCAGGATTGTAAACTCGTATCCAAACAAGTCGCAAACGTGGCGAGAAGTATTATTCAGACGGGTCTTGTCCTCAACATGAGCACGGAGATGTTCAAAACGCCAATGGAGGTTGCAGTCTATCAGCTGCACAATTTCTCCATCTCCTTCTTCTCGTCCTTACTAGGAGGAGATGTAGTATCAGTCAAATTAGACAACAG TGCCTCTGGCGCAAGCGTTGTGGCAATTGACAACAAGATCGAGCAAGCAATG GATCTTGTGAAGAATCACCTAATGTATGCAGTCAGGGAGGAAGTTGAGATCTTGAAAGAGCAGATTAAGGAACTGGCAGAAAAGAACAACCAGTTGGAGCGTGAGAACAGCCTGCTGAAGAACCTGGCGAGCCCAGAGCAGCTGGAGAAGTTTCAGTCACGTCTGCCCTCAGACTCCAGCCTCCCCCTGGAGCCTCTGGAGCTGGGGTCCCCCGAGGACGGCGAGCACCAGTACAACAGCACGGGATCTGCTGTATAA